The Poriferisphaera corsica DNA segment GATCAGCAAAATCTGTATGTCCGCCAAACACACCCACGCTCCCATCCCCATGTCCCCACCAAACATCCTTCATGTGAGCATGATAAATCCTGTCTCCAAACTCACGCACAAACTTTACATAATCAACACCCTGATACCCAAGATGCGACGGATCATAATTAAATCCAAATCGCTTATGCCCATTCACCGCCTTGATCGCTCTAGCCGCAGTCACCAGATCAAACGCAATCTCTGTCGGGTGAACCTCTAATGAAAAATTCACATTCTCTTTCTCAAACGCATTCAAGATCGGTCCGAATCGTTTCCCAAAATCCTTAAACCCTTTATCCCAATATTTCTGATCCGTTGGCGGGAACGCATAAATACTGTGCCACACACTCGAACCCGTAAACCCATTCACAACCGCCGGAAATTCATCTTTTTTCTTCCGGCCCGGTTTGTGATTCATCAAACGGCGACACGCCTTCGCTGCCTTCGCCATATGCTTCGCCGCACGTTTTCTCACACCCTCAGGTTCACCATCACCCCAGATGTCCTCAGGCAAAATCGACTTGTGGCGTTCATCAATCAAATCGCAGATCGCCTGGCCGACCAAGTGATTTGAAATTGCATAACAGCTCAGCCCATGATCCGACAACACTTCCCATCGACCCTTGCAATACTTATCCGACCTTGCCGCTTGATCAACGTCAAAATGATCGCCCCAGCATGCTAACTCCAAACCGTCATACCCAAACCCAGCCGCTTTCTCACAGATCACCTCAAATGGTAGATCTGCCCATTGCCCTGTAAATAGCGTCACAGCTCTTGCCATAATCAACCATCTCCATCAAAAGATATCAATAAAACGAAAAAATAATCAGGTTTCCTTTTTACCCAACAACCTCTCTTCTTCCAACCCTTTACACCTGAATTTCTTTTGTTTCACAAAGTTTCTCAAACATCCTCACTCAGCTCAATCATTTTTTCTCGCACAAGCTTTAGTGCGTCCTCTGTCT contains these protein-coding regions:
- a CDS encoding sugar phosphate isomerase/epimerase family protein, with translation MARAVTLFTGQWADLPFEVICEKAAGFGYDGLELACWGDHFDVDQAARSDKYCKGRWEVLSDHGLSCYAISNHLVGQAICDLIDERHKSILPEDIWGDGEPEGVRKRAAKHMAKAAKACRRLMNHKPGRKKKDEFPAVVNGFTGSSVWHSIYAFPPTDQKYWDKGFKDFGKRFGPILNAFEKENVNFSLEVHPTEIAFDLVTAARAIKAVNGHKRFGFNYDPSHLGYQGVDYVKFVREFGDRIYHAHMKDVWWGHGDGSVGVFGGHTDFADPRRYWDFRSLGHGDIEFEDIIVALNDVGYWGPLSVEWEDSRMDREHGAMEACDFVRAIDFEPSKIAFDGQFDR